A part of Kitasatospora acidiphila genomic DNA contains:
- a CDS encoding cytidine deaminase produces the protein MTAAQDAAAIDWERLRAAARDAMSRAYAPYSKYPVGAAALVDDGRVVTGCNVENASYGLGLCAECGLVSALYASGGGRLVAFTCVDGAGEPLMPCGRCRQLLWEHGGPELLVELPSGIKPMTEVLPDAFGPERL, from the coding sequence GTGACGGCGGCTCAGGATGCGGCGGCGATCGACTGGGAGCGGCTGCGGGCCGCGGCCCGGGACGCGATGTCCCGGGCCTACGCCCCCTACAGCAAGTACCCGGTCGGCGCTGCGGCGCTGGTCGACGACGGTCGGGTGGTGACCGGCTGCAACGTGGAGAACGCCTCCTACGGCCTCGGCCTGTGCGCCGAGTGCGGGCTGGTCTCGGCGCTGTACGCCAGCGGTGGCGGCCGACTGGTCGCATTCACCTGTGTGGACGGCGCCGGGGAGCCGCTGATGCCGTGCGGCCGCTGCCGCCAGCTGCTCTGGGAGCACGGCGGTCCTGAACTGCTGGTCGAACTCCCCAGCGGGATCAAGCCGATGACCGAGGTGCTGCCCGACGCCTTCGGTCCGGAGCGGCTGTAG
- a CDS encoding ABC transporter permease: MTTSTEPSPSLPPGGASRRGWLRRIDRERLLLAIAAPVLAVIVSVALCSLLLAVAGYNPGEAFRLMSTYGFASDGQVAILNKATTYYIAGVAVAFGFRMNLFNIGADGQYRLAALFAAFVGGAVDLPSFIEIPLVLITAMLVGGLWAAIAGVLKVTRGVSEVISTIMLNAITTGVIGLLLVPGRFAPSVSSGSSNSIQTKMMAPSSNFFTFSTMGGQLYGFIIIAVVIGVLFQLTLSRTRFGFDLRATGRSEEAAGASGVNVKRMVLTSMCVSGALAGLIGMPDLLSADTGHYFGQSFQAGIGFTGIAIALLGRNTPVGIAFATLLWAFLDATAGQLSTNNFPPEIIDVMKGTIVICVVVAYELVRRFGLKRQQQKVGAQLAAQAAAAAKKEVAA; encoded by the coding sequence ATGACCACTTCGACCGAACCCTCCCCCAGCCTCCCGCCGGGCGGGGCCTCCAGGCGCGGCTGGCTCCGGCGGATCGACCGCGAGCGGCTGCTGCTGGCCATCGCGGCACCCGTGCTGGCCGTCATCGTCTCGGTGGCGCTCTGCTCGCTGCTGCTCGCCGTCGCCGGGTACAACCCCGGCGAGGCGTTCCGGCTGATGTCCACCTACGGCTTCGCCTCCGATGGGCAGGTGGCGATCCTCAACAAGGCGACCACCTACTACATCGCCGGTGTCGCGGTGGCCTTCGGCTTCCGGATGAACCTGTTCAACATCGGTGCCGACGGCCAGTACCGGCTCGCCGCGCTGTTCGCCGCCTTCGTCGGCGGCGCGGTGGACCTGCCGTCGTTCATCGAGATCCCGCTGGTGCTGATCACCGCCATGCTGGTCGGCGGCCTGTGGGCGGCCATCGCCGGTGTCCTCAAGGTCACCCGCGGGGTCAGCGAGGTGATCTCGACGATCATGCTGAACGCGATCACCACCGGTGTCATCGGCCTGCTGCTGGTGCCCGGCCGTTTCGCGCCGAGCGTCAGCAGCGGCAGCAGCAACAGCATCCAGACCAAGATGATGGCCCCGTCCAGCAACTTCTTCACCTTCAGCACCATGGGCGGCCAGCTCTACGGCTTCATCATCATCGCGGTGGTGATCGGTGTGCTGTTCCAGCTGACCCTGAGTCGCACCCGGTTCGGCTTCGACCTGCGGGCCACCGGGCGCTCCGAGGAGGCGGCCGGCGCCAGCGGCGTCAACGTCAAGCGCATGGTGCTGACCAGCATGTGCGTCTCTGGTGCGCTGGCCGGTCTGATCGGCATGCCGGACCTGCTGTCCGCGGACACCGGCCACTACTTCGGTCAGAGCTTCCAGGCCGGTATCGGCTTCACCGGCATCGCGATCGCACTGCTCGGCCGCAACACCCCGGTCGGCATCGCCTTTGCGACGCTGCTCTGGGCCTTCCTGGACGCCACCGCCGGGCAGCTGTCGACGAACAACTTCCCGCCGGAGATCATCGACGTCATGAAGGGCACCATCGTCATCTGCGTGGTCGTCGCCTACGAGCTGGTCCGCCGCTTCGGGCTGAAGCGCCAGCAGCAGAAGGTCGGCGCCCAGCTCGCCGCTCAGGCCGCCGCGGCGGCGAAGAAGGAGGTGGCGGCATGA
- a CDS encoding amidohydrolase, with protein MTLRSRVAALEAELVAFRRDLHRHPELGRQEFRTTGKLTDRLTAAGLTPQLLPGGTGLIVDLVPPTAAPGTPMVAFRADIDALPIDDAKSEAPYRSTVPGVTHACGHDVHTTVLLGTALVLAEALRDGRLIQPVRLIFQPAEEVMPGGALDVIAADGMAGVGRIFAVHCDPKVTVGRIGLRTGAITSAADAVLLRLDGPGGHTARPHLTTDLVTAVARLAADLPGALARRMDPRWGVSLVWGRIESGSAPNVIPQHAELEGTVRCLELAGWHEAPDLLHELVSKMAETYLAKVSLDYRRGVPPVVNEAVSIAQLETAMTRQFGAQGEEVVEPTEQSLGGEDFSWYLEHAPGALARLGVRAPDETQVRDLHQGRFDVDERAIGIGVELFASLALEHAEV; from the coding sequence ATGACGCTCCGTTCGCGGGTGGCGGCGCTGGAGGCCGAGCTGGTGGCCTTCCGCCGCGATCTGCACCGCCACCCCGAGCTGGGCCGTCAGGAGTTCCGCACCACGGGCAAGTTGACGGACCGTCTGACCGCGGCGGGTCTGACGCCCCAGCTGCTGCCCGGCGGCACCGGGCTGATCGTCGACCTGGTCCCGCCCACCGCCGCCCCCGGCACCCCGATGGTCGCCTTCCGGGCCGACATCGACGCGCTGCCCATCGACGACGCCAAGAGCGAGGCGCCGTACCGCTCCACCGTCCCCGGGGTGACCCACGCCTGCGGGCACGACGTGCACACCACGGTGCTGCTCGGCACCGCGCTGGTGCTGGCCGAGGCGCTGCGCGACGGGCGGCTGATCCAGCCGGTGCGGCTGATCTTCCAGCCCGCCGAGGAGGTGATGCCCGGCGGCGCGCTGGACGTGATCGCGGCCGACGGGATGGCCGGGGTCGGGCGGATCTTCGCGGTGCACTGCGACCCCAAGGTGACGGTCGGTCGGATCGGCCTGCGCACCGGCGCCATCACCTCGGCCGCCGACGCGGTGCTGCTGCGCCTGGACGGCCCCGGCGGCCACACCGCCCGCCCGCACCTCACCACCGACCTGGTCACCGCGGTCGCCAGGCTGGCCGCAGACCTGCCCGGCGCGCTGGCCCGCCGGATGGACCCGCGCTGGGGCGTCTCGCTGGTCTGGGGCCGGATCGAGTCCGGCTCGGCCCCCAATGTGATCCCGCAGCACGCCGAGCTGGAGGGCACGGTGCGCTGCCTGGAGCTGGCCGGCTGGCACGAGGCGCCGGACCTGCTGCACGAGCTCGTCAGCAAGATGGCCGAGACCTACCTGGCGAAGGTCAGCCTGGACTACCGGCGCGGGGTCCCGCCGGTGGTGAACGAAGCAGTGTCCATCGCCCAGTTGGAAACGGCGATGACGCGTCAGTTCGGTGCCCAGGGTGAAGAAGTCGTGGAGCCGACCGAGCAGTCGCTCGGTGGTGAGGACTTCTCCTGGTACCTGGAGCACGCGCCGGGTGCGCTGGCCCGGCTCGGGGTCCGCGCGCCGGACGAGACCCAGGTGCGTGACCTGCACCAAGGCCGGTTCGATGTGGACGAGCGCGCGATCGGGATCGGGGTCGAGCTGTTCGCCTCACTGGCGCTGGAGCATGCGGAGGTATAG
- a CDS encoding BMP family lipoprotein, with product MRRSVKLAAVVLSGSLGIASLAACGAKSTSTSSSASGGGSGIKVGMAYDVGGRGDQGFNDSAAAGLDRAKTDFGITANEAEAKNGESDSDKQARLEQLVTAGYNPIIAVGFVYQPAVEKVAKEHPNVKFAIIDSDSPTQPSNVTSLEFTEQQSSYLAGIAAALKTQKKQVGFIGGVQSELIKKFEAGYRAGVASVDPNIKVDVTYLTTPPDFTGFSDPAKGKSAAQGQLDKGDDVIYTAAGASGTGAIQAVAAKPGTWAIGVDSDQAKQTALAAYKNQILTSALKNVDTAVYSYIQSVKNGTPETGIQRFDLKSGGVGLATTGGHIDDIKAKLDAATQQIVSGTTQIPTAPSAG from the coding sequence TTGCGCCGTTCAGTAAAGCTCGCCGCGGTGGTGCTCTCGGGTTCCCTGGGCATCGCCTCGCTCGCCGCTTGCGGCGCAAAGAGCACCAGCACCTCTTCTTCCGCCAGTGGCGGCGGCTCCGGCATCAAGGTCGGTATGGCCTACGACGTCGGCGGCCGTGGCGACCAGGGCTTCAACGACTCGGCCGCGGCCGGCCTGGACAGGGCCAAGACGGACTTCGGCATCACCGCCAACGAGGCCGAGGCCAAGAACGGTGAGTCCGACTCCGACAAGCAGGCCCGTCTGGAGCAGCTGGTCACCGCCGGTTACAACCCGATCATCGCGGTCGGCTTCGTGTACCAGCCCGCGGTCGAGAAGGTCGCCAAGGAGCACCCGAACGTCAAGTTCGCGATCATCGACTCCGACTCGCCGACCCAGCCGTCCAACGTGACCTCGCTGGAGTTCACCGAGCAGCAGAGCTCGTACCTGGCCGGTATCGCCGCCGCCCTGAAGACCCAGAAGAAGCAGGTCGGCTTCATCGGTGGCGTGCAGTCCGAGCTGATCAAGAAGTTCGAGGCCGGCTACCGGGCCGGTGTGGCCTCCGTCGACCCGAACATCAAGGTCGACGTCACCTACCTGACCACCCCGCCGGACTTCACCGGCTTCAGCGACCCGGCCAAGGGCAAGTCCGCCGCGCAGGGCCAGCTGGACAAGGGCGACGACGTGATCTACACCGCCGCCGGCGCCTCCGGCACCGGTGCGATCCAGGCCGTGGCCGCCAAGCCGGGCACCTGGGCCATCGGTGTCGACTCCGACCAGGCCAAGCAGACCGCGCTGGCCGCCTACAAGAACCAGATCCTGACCTCTGCGCTGAAGAACGTGGACACCGCGGTGTACTCGTACATCCAGAGCGTCAAGAACGGCACGCCGGAGACCGGCATCCAGCGCTTCGACCTGAAGTCGGGCGGTGTCGGCCTGGCCACCACCGGCGGCCACATCGACGACATCAAGGCCAAGCTGGACGCTGCCACCCAGCAGATCGTCTCCGGTACGACCCAGATCCCGACCGCTCCGTCGGCCGGCTGA
- a CDS encoding ABC transporter permease encodes MSTATETRPKPAGKAPAKGAKKLSWPIVLLLSAGALVLFSVVGMITGNHSLTSSGQVSAALGAAVPIGMAGLGGLWSERAGVVNIGLEGMMVAGTFAGAWTGYLVNPWVGLLAGMAAGALGGLLHAVITVGFGVDHIVSGVGINLLIPGLCLYINRIYYTDYISAGAGASKSPPTQPLPFITVQHLSQWLDSVEGHHWFLISDLAGVVGGLVTNLSVVTLIAAALLVASYFILWRTTFGLRLRSCGENPTAAESLGVNVYKYKYIAVIASGGFAGLGGAYLSMVAANVFQDGQTGGRGYIGLAAMIFGNWLPGGLATGAGLFGFTDSLQLRDPSSVHVLLLVVSIVLALLGLWNLYRRKWVGAAVTLVASGALALWYASTSTVERPLIVASPYVITLVVLALSAQRLRPPKADGQIYRKGQGK; translated from the coding sequence ATGAGCACCGCGACCGAGACCCGTCCCAAGCCGGCCGGCAAGGCGCCGGCCAAGGGCGCCAAGAAGCTCTCCTGGCCGATCGTGCTGCTGCTGTCGGCCGGTGCCCTGGTGCTGTTCTCGGTGGTCGGCATGATCACCGGGAACCACAGCCTGACCTCCTCCGGCCAGGTCTCCGCCGCGCTCGGCGCCGCAGTGCCGATCGGCATGGCCGGCCTCGGCGGCCTCTGGTCCGAGCGGGCCGGCGTGGTCAACATCGGCCTCGAAGGCATGATGGTGGCCGGCACCTTCGCCGGCGCCTGGACCGGCTACCTGGTCAACCCCTGGGTCGGCCTGCTGGCCGGCATGGCGGCGGGCGCGCTCGGCGGCCTGCTGCACGCGGTGATCACGGTCGGCTTCGGCGTCGACCACATCGTCTCCGGTGTCGGCATCAACCTGCTGATCCCCGGTCTGTGCCTGTACATCAACCGGATCTACTACACGGACTACATCAGCGCCGGTGCCGGTGCCTCCAAGTCCCCGCCGACCCAGCCGCTGCCGTTCATCACCGTGCAGCACCTGTCGCAGTGGCTGGACAGCGTCGAGGGCCACCACTGGTTCCTGATCTCGGACCTGGCCGGCGTGGTCGGCGGTCTGGTCACCAACCTCTCGGTGGTCACGCTGATCGCGGCCGCCCTGCTGGTCGCCAGCTACTTCATCCTGTGGCGGACCACCTTCGGCCTGCGGCTGCGCTCCTGCGGTGAGAACCCGACCGCCGCCGAGTCGCTGGGCGTCAACGTCTACAAGTACAAGTACATCGCGGTGATCGCCTCCGGTGGCTTCGCCGGCCTGGGCGGTGCCTACCTGTCGATGGTCGCGGCCAACGTCTTCCAGGACGGGCAGACCGGCGGCCGCGGCTACATCGGTCTGGCCGCGATGATCTTCGGTAACTGGCTGCCCGGCGGGCTGGCCACCGGCGCGGGCCTGTTCGGCTTCACCGACAGCCTGCAGCTGCGCGACCCGAGCTCGGTGCACGTGCTGCTGCTGGTCGTCTCGATCGTCCTGGCGCTGCTGGGCCTGTGGAACCTGTACCGCCGCAAGTGGGTCGGTGCCGCGGTCACCCTGGTGGCGTCCGGTGCGCTGGCGCTCTGGTACGCCTCCACCAGCACCGTGGAGCGTCCGCTGATCGTGGCCTCGCCGTACGTCATCACCCTGGTGGTGCTGGCGCTCTCGGCCCAGCGGCTGCGCCCGCCGAAGGCGGACGGCCAGATCTACCGCAAGGGCCAGGGCAAGTGA
- a CDS encoding ABC transporter ATP-binding protein: protein MGENGAGKSTLMKILYGMQKPDEGTIAINGEQVEFATPGDAIARGIGMVHQHFMLADNLTVLENVVLGGEKLFGIGAKAKAKIKEISDQYGLGVRPDVLVEDLGVADRQRVEILKVLYRGARILILDEPTAVLVPQEVDALFDNLRELKAEGVTVIFISHKLHEVLSVADAISVIRRGTTVGDADPQTVTARQLAELMVGSELPSPESRESTVTDTEMLKVEGLRIAKPDAEGIERVVLDDISLTIRKGEVLGVAGVEGNGQAELVEAIMGMLPLDAGTVVLDGQELTGKLTRARREAGIGYVPEDRHRHGLLLEAPLWENRILGHVTEAPNSKGVLLDPAAARRDTERIVREYDVRTPGIEVTAASLSGGNQQKLIVGREMSHDPKLLIAAHPTRGVDVGAQAQIWGQIRAAQREGLAVLLISADLDELIGLSDTIRVIYRGRLVADADPATVTAEDLGTAMTGAAAGHIESDEEALVEAAVVADEEHGRLHVPLEDAITEAAGEETAGETAAGEDTAGEDATDSDTDSAADSATTTDTAGDDAQAGE, encoded by the coding sequence ATGGGCGAGAACGGCGCCGGCAAGTCGACCCTGATGAAGATCCTCTACGGCATGCAGAAGCCGGACGAGGGCACCATCGCCATCAACGGTGAGCAGGTCGAGTTCGCCACCCCGGGTGACGCCATCGCCCGCGGCATCGGCATGGTCCACCAGCACTTCATGCTGGCCGACAACCTGACCGTGCTGGAGAACGTGGTCCTCGGCGGCGAGAAGTTGTTCGGCATCGGCGCCAAGGCCAAGGCGAAGATCAAGGAGATCTCCGACCAGTACGGCCTCGGGGTCCGCCCGGACGTCCTGGTCGAGGACCTCGGCGTGGCCGACCGGCAGCGCGTCGAGATCCTCAAGGTGCTCTACCGCGGCGCCCGGATCCTGATCCTGGACGAGCCCACCGCGGTGCTGGTGCCCCAGGAGGTGGACGCGCTCTTCGACAACCTGCGGGAGCTCAAGGCCGAGGGCGTCACCGTCATCTTCATCTCGCACAAGCTGCACGAGGTGCTCTCGGTGGCCGACGCGATCTCGGTGATCCGCCGCGGCACCACGGTCGGCGACGCCGACCCCCAGACCGTGACGGCCCGCCAGCTCGCCGAGCTGATGGTCGGCAGCGAGCTGCCCAGCCCGGAGAGCCGCGAGTCCACGGTCACCGACACCGAGATGCTCAAGGTCGAGGGCCTGCGGATCGCCAAGCCGGATGCCGAGGGCATCGAGCGCGTGGTGCTGGACGACATCTCGCTGACCATCCGCAAGGGCGAGGTGCTCGGCGTCGCCGGTGTCGAGGGCAACGGCCAGGCCGAACTGGTCGAGGCCATCATGGGCATGCTGCCGCTGGACGCCGGCACCGTGGTGCTGGACGGCCAGGAGCTGACCGGCAAGCTCACCCGGGCCCGCCGCGAGGCCGGCATCGGCTACGTCCCGGAGGACCGGCACCGGCACGGCCTGCTGCTGGAAGCCCCGCTCTGGGAGAACCGGATCCTCGGCCACGTCACCGAGGCGCCCAACTCCAAGGGCGTCCTGCTCGACCCGGCCGCGGCCCGCCGCGACACCGAGCGGATCGTGCGCGAGTACGACGTCCGCACCCCGGGCATCGAGGTCACCGCGGCCTCGCTCTCCGGCGGCAACCAGCAGAAGCTGATCGTCGGCCGCGAGATGAGCCACGACCCCAAGCTGCTGATCGCCGCCCACCCGACCCGTGGCGTGGATGTCGGCGCCCAGGCGCAGATCTGGGGCCAGATCCGGGCGGCCCAGCGGGAGGGTCTGGCGGTGCTGCTGATCTCCGCCGACCTGGACGAGCTGATCGGCCTCTCCGACACCATCCGGGTGATCTACCGCGGCCGCCTGGTCGCGGACGCCGACCCGGCCACCGTGACCGCCGAGGACCTCGGCACCGCGATGACCGGTGCGGCCGCCGGCCACATCGAGTCCGACGAGGAGGCGCTCGTCGAGGCGGCGGTCGTCGCCGACGAGGAGCACGGCCGGCTCCACGTTCCGCTGGAGGACGCGATCACCGAGGCCGCCGGCGAGGAGACCGCTGGCGAGACCGCCGCCGGCGAGGACACCGCCGGCGAAGACGCCACCGACAGCGACACTGACAGCGCCGCTGATAGCGCCACCACCACCGACACCGCCGGCGACGACGCCCAGGCGGGGGAGTGA